One Leclercia pneumoniae genomic region harbors:
- the ydfG gene encoding bifunctional NADP-dependent 3-hydroxy acid dehydrogenase/3-hydroxypropionate dehydrogenase YdfG: MIILVTGATAGFGESITRRFVANGHKVIATGRRQERLQELKDELGDSILTAQLDVRNRAAIEEMIANLPAEWREIDVLVNNAGLALGMEPAHKASVEDWETMIDTNNKGLVYMTRAVLPGMVERNRGHVINIGSTAGSWPYAGGNVYGATKAFVRQFSLNLRTDLHGTALRVTDIEPGLVGGTEFSNVRFKGDDDKAGKTYENTQALTPEDVTETVWWVATLPKHVNINTVEMMPVSQSFAGLSVHRG, from the coding sequence ATGATTATTTTAGTAACTGGAGCGACCGCAGGTTTTGGTGAAAGTATTACCCGTCGTTTTGTGGCCAACGGGCACAAAGTCATTGCGACAGGCCGCCGTCAGGAGCGTTTGCAAGAGCTGAAGGATGAGCTGGGTGACAGCATTCTGACCGCGCAGCTGGACGTGCGTAATCGCGCCGCCATTGAAGAGATGATCGCAAACCTCCCTGCCGAGTGGCGTGAAATTGATGTGCTGGTTAACAACGCCGGTCTGGCGCTGGGCATGGAGCCTGCGCATAAAGCCAGCGTTGAAGACTGGGAAACGATGATCGACACCAACAACAAAGGTCTGGTCTATATGACCCGTGCAGTGCTGCCGGGTATGGTTGAGCGTAACCGCGGCCATGTCATTAATATTGGCTCTACTGCGGGCAGCTGGCCTTATGCAGGGGGTAACGTTTATGGCGCCACGAAAGCTTTTGTTCGTCAATTCAGCCTCAACCTGCGTACCGATCTGCACGGCACCGCTCTTCGCGTGACCGATATCGAGCCAGGTCTGGTGGGCGGAACCGAGTTCTCTAACGTGCGCTTCAAAGGCGACGACGATAAAGCCGGTAAAACCTACGAGAATACCCAGGCCCTGACCCCAGAAGATGTCACCGAGACGGTCTGGTGGGTCGCGACCCTGCCGAAACATGTCAATATCAACACCGTAGAGATGATGCCGGTCAGCCAGAGCTTTGCTGGCCTGAGCGTCCATCGCGGCTGA
- a CDS encoding YmjA family protein translates to MNHDIPLKFYDIVDEYATETDIAVNDAERDTLAHYFQLLITRLMNNEEISEEAQQEMAAEAGINPLRIDDVANFLNQWGNE, encoded by the coding sequence ATGAACCACGACATTCCCCTCAAGTTTTACGACATCGTTGACGAGTACGCCACTGAAACGGACATTGCCGTTAACGACGCCGAGCGCGACACGCTGGCGCACTATTTTCAGTTGCTGATCACCCGTTTAATGAATAACGAGGAGATCAGTGAAGAAGCCCAGCAAGAGATGGCCGCAGAGGCCGGTATTAACCCGCTGCGCATTGATGACGTTGCCAACTTCCTCAATCAGTGGGGCAATGAGTAG
- a CDS encoding universal stress protein, with translation MYKRILMPVDVFEMDLSDKAVRHASFLAKADNATITLLNILPVNGRAMLRGFSSDIKKFENYMTQESEKKMNELKRLFDIAPENIQTRVRFGNVRDEIIAMSADGEYDVIVIGSKKPGVTTHLLGSNAESVLRYAKIPVLVVR, from the coding sequence ATGTACAAAAGAATATTGATGCCTGTCGATGTCTTTGAAATGGATTTAAGCGATAAAGCGGTGCGCCATGCTTCTTTTCTCGCTAAGGCTGATAATGCCACCATCACGCTATTAAACATTCTGCCGGTCAATGGACGCGCCATGTTACGAGGTTTCTCGTCAGACATTAAAAAGTTTGAAAACTATATGACGCAAGAGTCAGAGAAGAAGATGAATGAGTTGAAGCGGCTATTCGATATTGCGCCGGAAAATATTCAGACGCGGGTACGATTCGGTAATGTGCGTGACGAAATCATTGCCATGAGTGCTGACGGTGAATATGACGTGATTGTTATTGGCTCAAAAAAACCGGGCGTCACCACCCATCTGTTAGGTTCAAACGCCGAATCCGTCTTACGCTATGCCAAAATTCCGGTATTAGTGGTTCGCTAA
- a CDS encoding GntR family transcriptional regulator yields the protein MAAESQLNPTQPVNQQIYRILRRDIVRCLIPPGTPLSEKEVSVRFDVSRQPVREAFIKLAENGLIQIRPQRGSYVNKISLNQVRNGCFVRQAIECAVVRRAASQVNDNQCYLLEQNLHQQRIAIERKQLNDFFQLDDEFHQKLAQIADCQLAWDTVENIKATIDRVRYMSLDHVSPPEMLLRQHYDIFSALEKRDGDAVEKAMTLHLQEIGESVQLIRQENSDWFSEE from the coding sequence ATGGCCGCAGAATCGCAACTTAATCCTACACAGCCCGTCAACCAGCAAATCTACCGCATTTTGCGCCGCGATATCGTGCGTTGCCTGATTCCGCCGGGAACGCCGCTGTCGGAAAAAGAGGTCTCCGTGCGCTTTGACGTCTCACGTCAGCCAGTGCGTGAAGCTTTTATCAAACTGGCTGAAAACGGACTCATCCAGATCCGTCCGCAGCGCGGCAGCTATGTTAATAAAATCTCGCTTAATCAGGTGCGTAATGGATGCTTCGTGCGCCAGGCCATTGAGTGTGCGGTGGTCCGCCGCGCCGCCAGCCAGGTAAACGACAATCAGTGTTATTTGCTGGAACAAAATCTGCACCAGCAGCGTATAGCCATTGAGCGCAAGCAACTTAATGACTTTTTCCAGCTCGACGACGAATTCCACCAGAAGCTGGCGCAAATCGCCGACTGCCAGTTGGCCTGGGATACGGTTGAAAACATTAAGGCGACTATCGATCGGGTGCGTTATATGAGCCTTGACCATGTCTCTCCGCCCGAGATGCTGTTACGCCAACACTACGATATTTTCAGCGCGCTGGAAAAACGCGATGGGGATGCGGTGGAAAAGGCGATGACGCTGCATCTGCAAGAGATTGGCGAGTCCGTGCAGTTAATTCGTCAAGAAAATAGCGACTGGTTTAGCGAAGAGTAA